One region of Marivirga arenosa genomic DNA includes:
- the rpsE gene encoding 30S ribosomal protein S5: protein MSQSNIKSVRASEIELKEKVVAIKRVAKVVKGGRRFSFSAIVVVGDGNGVVGYGLGKANEVTDAITKGIDDAKKNLVKVPILKGTVPHEQIGKYSGGFVLIKPASQGTGVIAGGAMRAVFESAGVHNVLAKSKGSSNPHNVVKATFDALLKLRDPYTVAKDRGIALSNVFNG from the coding sequence ATGTCTCAGAGTAATATAAAATCTGTTAGAGCAAGCGAAATCGAACTGAAGGAAAAGGTAGTAGCTATCAAAAGGGTAGCTAAGGTTGTAAAAGGTGGTAGAAGATTCAGCTTCTCGGCAATTGTTGTTGTAGGTGATGGTAATGGTGTTGTGGGTTACGGATTAGGTAAAGCTAATGAAGTAACTGATGCAATTACTAAAGGAATTGATGATGCGAAGAAAAATTTGGTTAAAGTTCCAATTTTAAAAGGAACTGTACCTCACGAGCAAATAGGTAAATATAGTGGTGGTTTTGTTTTAATTAAACCTGCTTCACAGGGTACTGGAGTAATTGCAGGTGGTGCAATGCGTGCTGTATTTGAAAGTGCTGGTGTTCATAATGTTCTAGCAAAATCTAAAGGTTCTTCTAACCCACACAACGTAGTTAAGGCTACTTTCGATGCTCTTCTTAAATTAAGAGATCCTTATACTGTAGCTAAAGATAGAGGAATTGCACTTTCTAATGTATTTAATGGTTAA
- the rpmD gene encoding 50S ribosomal protein L30 produces the protein MAKKIQVTQIRSVIGRPKNQKLTIEALGLGRINKTVTKESTPQIEGMLKKVAHLVNVTEG, from the coding sequence ATGGCTAAGAAAATTCAAGTAACACAAATAAGAAGTGTAATAGGTAGACCTAAAAATCAGAAGCTTACAATAGAAGCTTTAGGTTTAGGGAGAATTAATAAAACAGTGACAAAAGAATCAACTCCTCAAATAGAAGGTATGTTGAAGAAAGTTGCTCACTTAGTTAATGTAACTGAAGGATAA
- the rplO gene encoding 50S ribosomal protein L15, translating into MKLHTLKPAEGSIKTRKRIGRGQGSGAAGTAGRGHKGAKSRSGYSQKQGFEGGQMPLQRRVPKFGFNNINRVSYKAINLSDLQTLQEKYSVDTIDVELLKSKGLVAKNDLVKILGNGTLKAKLNVTANAFSKTALEAIEKAGGTASKI; encoded by the coding sequence ATGAAATTACATACATTAAAACCAGCAGAAGGTTCTATAAAAACTAGAAAGCGTATTGGTAGAGGTCAGGGCTCTGGTGCTGCCGGTACTGCGGGAAGAGGTCATAAAGGAGCTAAATCAAGAAGTGGTTATTCTCAGAAACAAGGTTTTGAGGGTGGTCAAATGCCATTGCAAAGAAGAGTTCCTAAGTTTGGTTTCAATAACATCAACAGAGTTAGCTACAAAGCTATCAATTTAAGTGATCTACAAACTCTACAAGAGAAGTATAGTGTCGACACTATAGATGTTGAATTATTGAAAAGCAAAGGACTTGTTGCTAAAAATGACTTGGTTAAAATTTTAGGAAACGGAACCTTAAAGGCTAAATTAAATGTAACTGCTAATGCATTCTCTAAGACTGCGTTAGAGGCAATTGAGAAGGCTGGAGGAACTGCATCAAAAATATAA
- the secY gene encoding preprotein translocase subunit SecY, with the protein MNRFFSTIKNIFSIEELRDRILNTIGFLIIFRLGSFVVLPGVDPSKLSGDAQGIFGLLDTILGGAFSNASIFALGIMPYISASIVIQLLTVAVPYFQKMQKEGESGRKKITQITRVLTIAITFVQGVSYVAGTIPTEAIMMSQTFFTITSVIVLTSGTIFCMWLGEKITDKGIGNGISMLIMIGIISRFPGSIVAEAISLGMSGLLFFILEIVALFFVVMVTVMLVQATRRIPVQYAKQVVGGRVYGGQRQYIPLKVNASGVMPIIFAQSLMFLPALLANLWSENSDTAAYIGNVFSDFQSWQYNLTFALLIIIFTFLYTAITINPSQIADDMKRNGGFVPGIKPGKETSDFIDNILTKITLPGSIYLALIAILPAFVARAGVGTQFSQFFGGTSLIIMVGVILDTLQQIESYLLMRHYEGMMKSGKVKGSSSQRTAVA; encoded by the coding sequence ATGAATCGTTTTTTTTCTACCATAAAGAATATTTTCTCCATTGAGGAGCTTAGAGATAGGATTTTAAATACCATTGGTTTTTTAATTATCTTTCGTTTAGGCTCTTTTGTGGTTTTACCTGGAGTAGATCCATCAAAATTATCAGGTGATGCTCAAGGTATATTTGGCTTATTAGACACTATCTTAGGTGGAGCATTCTCTAATGCATCCATTTTTGCGTTAGGTATTATGCCTTACATTTCTGCCAGTATTGTTATACAGTTATTAACAGTTGCTGTGCCTTACTTCCAAAAGATGCAGAAAGAAGGTGAGTCAGGTAGAAAGAAAATTACACAAATAACTAGGGTGTTGACTATCGCTATCACTTTTGTTCAAGGTGTTAGTTATGTTGCGGGTACTATTCCTACCGAAGCAATTATGATGAGTCAAACCTTCTTCACAATTACATCAGTTATTGTGCTTACATCAGGTACTATTTTCTGTATGTGGTTAGGTGAAAAAATTACTGATAAAGGAATTGGTAATGGTATTTCAATGTTGATTATGATTGGTATCATATCACGTTTTCCTGGTTCAATTGTTGCTGAAGCAATTTCTTTGGGAATGAGCGGATTATTATTCTTCATTCTTGAGATTGTAGCTTTATTCTTTGTGGTAATGGTAACTGTAATGTTAGTCCAAGCTACAAGGAGAATACCAGTTCAGTATGCTAAACAAGTTGTAGGAGGTAGAGTTTATGGTGGGCAACGACAGTATATTCCGCTTAAAGTTAATGCTTCTGGTGTAATGCCAATTATCTTTGCTCAGTCTTTAATGTTTTTACCAGCTTTGTTGGCAAATCTGTGGTCTGAAAATAGTGACACAGCAGCTTATATAGGAAATGTTTTCTCTGATTTTCAGAGTTGGCAGTATAACCTAACATTTGCATTATTAATTATAATTTTTACTTTCTTATATACTGCAATTACTATTAATCCTAGTCAAATTGCAGATGATATGAAAAGAAATGGAGGTTTTGTTCCGGGTATAAAACCAGGTAAAGAAACTTCAGATTTTATAGATAATATTTTAACAAAAATTACTTTACCAGGATCTATCTATCTAGCACTTATCGCAATTTTACCTGCTTTTGTTGCTAGAGCTGGTGTCGGTACTCAATTTTCTCAATTCTTCGGAGGTACATCTCTTATCATTATGGTAGGGGTTATTTTGGATACATTACAGCAAATTGAGAGTTACTTATTGATGCGTCATTACGAAGGAATGATGAAATCAGGTAAAGTAAAAGGAAGTTCATCACAAAGAACAGCGGTAGCTTAA
- the infA gene encoding translation initiation factor IF-1, with product MAKQSSIEQDGTITEALSNAMFRVELSNGHEVIAHISGKMRMNYIKILPGDKVKLEMSPYDLSKGRIVYRYK from the coding sequence ATGGCAAAACAAAGTTCAATAGAGCAAGATGGAACAATAACAGAGGCATTATCAAATGCTATGTTTCGTGTTGAATTAAGTAATGGTCATGAAGTGATTGCTCACATATCTGGTAAGATGAGAATGAACTACATTAAGATTCTTCCAGGTGATAAAGTGAAGTTAGAAATGTCACCTTATGATTTAAGTAAAGGTAGAATAGTATACAGGTACAAATAA
- the ykgO gene encoding type B 50S ribosomal protein L36, with protein sequence MKVKASIKKRSADCKVVRRNGKLYVINKKNPRFKQRQG encoded by the coding sequence ATGAAAGTTAAAGCTTCAATCAAAAAGAGAAGTGCTGATTGCAAAGTTGTCCGTAGAAACGGTAAGCTTTATGTAATCAACAAAAAGAATCCACGTTTCAAACAAAGACAAGGGTAA
- the rpsM gene encoding 30S ribosomal protein S13, with protein MARVSGVDIPDNKRGVISLTYIFGLGRSSAAKVLEIAGVDADKKVSDWTDDEANAIRSAISENFKTEGVLKSEVQMSIKRLLDIGCYRGLRHRKGLPLRGQRTKNNSRTRKGKRKTIANKKKATK; from the coding sequence ATGGCAAGAGTTTCCGGAGTAGATATTCCTGATAATAAAAGGGGAGTTATATCATTGACCTACATATTTGGTCTTGGTAGAAGTTCAGCTGCTAAAGTTTTAGAAATAGCTGGCGTAGATGCTGATAAAAAAGTAAGTGATTGGACTGATGATGAAGCGAATGCAATTCGTTCAGCAATCAGTGAAAATTTCAAAACCGAAGGTGTTTTGAAGTCAGAGGTTCAGATGAGCATCAAAAGATTGTTAGATATCGGATGTTACAGAGGTTTACGTCACAGAAAAGGGCTTCCATTAAGAGGGCAGAGAACAAAAAATAACTCTCGTACTCGTAAAGGGAAAAGGAAGACTATTGCAAATAAAAAGAAAGCTACTAAGTAA
- the rpsK gene encoding 30S ribosomal protein S11: MAQKRKDKAKKRVVNVEAIGQAHIKASFNNIIISLTNSTGQVISWASAGKMGFKGSKKNTPYAGQVAAQDAAQTAYDLGLRKVEVYVKGPGAGRDSAIRTIQNTGIEVTVIKDVTPLPHNGCRPPKRRRV; the protein is encoded by the coding sequence ATGGCTCAGAAGAGAAAAGATAAAGCTAAAAAAAGAGTAGTTAATGTTGAAGCTATTGGACAAGCTCACATTAAAGCTTCATTCAATAATATTATTATTTCATTGACTAACTCTACAGGTCAAGTTATTTCTTGGGCTTCTGCCGGTAAAATGGGATTCAAAGGTTCTAAAAAGAACACTCCATACGCTGGTCAGGTTGCAGCTCAAGATGCAGCACAAACTGCTTATGACCTAGGTCTTAGAAAAGTTGAAGTATATGTAAAAGGGCCTGGTGCAGGAAGAGATTCTGCTATCAGAACTATACAAAATACAGGTATTGAAGTAACGGTGATTAAGGATGTTACTCCATTACCACATAATGGATGTCGTCCACCTAAAAGACGTAGGGTTTAA
- the rpsD gene encoding 30S ribosomal protein S4: protein MARYKGPKSKIARRFNEPIFGASKALSKKAYPPGQHGRGRRRKQSEYAVQLMEKQKAKYTYGVLEKQFANLFDKASRKKGITGEVLLQLLESRLDNVVYRLGIAPTRRAARQLVGHKHILVNGEILNIPSYQVKEGDVIGVREKSKSLEAVTDSLSANTVSKYSWLEFDKSSMSGKFVNTPQREDIPENINEQLIVELYSK from the coding sequence ATGGCAAGATATAAAGGACCAAAATCCAAAATTGCAAGAAGGTTTAACGAACCAATTTTTGGTGCAAGTAAAGCATTATCAAAAAAGGCATATCCTCCTGGTCAGCATGGTAGAGGAAGACGTAGAAAGCAGTCTGAATATGCTGTACAGTTAATGGAAAAGCAAAAGGCTAAATACACTTACGGTGTTTTAGAAAAACAATTTGCTAATTTATTCGATAAGGCTTCCAGAAAGAAAGGTATTACTGGTGAAGTATTACTTCAATTATTGGAAAGCAGATTGGATAATGTTGTTTATAGATTAGGAATTGCTCCTACTAGAAGAGCAGCAAGACAGTTGGTAGGTCATAAACATATTTTAGTAAACGGAGAGATTTTAAATATTCCTTCGTATCAGGTAAAAGAAGGTGATGTAATTGGAGTTAGAGAGAAATCTAAATCTCTTGAGGCTGTTACTGATAGTCTTTCTGCTAATACAGTTTCTAAATATTCTTGGTTAGAATTTGATAAATCTTCAATGTCAGGAAAGTTTGTTAACACTCCTCAAAGAGAAGATATACCTGAGAATATCAATGAGCAACTAATTGTCGAGTTGTACTCAAAATAA
- a CDS encoding DNA-directed RNA polymerase subunit alpha gives MSILAFQMPEKVAMEKADDFHGLFTFKPLEKGYGVTVGNALRRILLSSLEGYAITGIKIPGVLHEFSSIEGVVEDVSEIILNLKMVRFKKVAETADNKINISLKNVKEFKAGDINKFTSAFEILNPELLICHMDESVNFEIELTIEKGRGYVSSEDNKVVDQATDYISIDSIFTPIKNVKYSVENTRVEQKTDYEQLVLDIETDGSIHPEVALKGAANILIKHFMLFSDQNMVLDAGGSDEPEAVDEEMLHMRKLLKTALNDLDLSVRAYNCLKAADVKSLGDLVALEISDMMKFRNFGKKSLAELEQLVADKGLTFGMDLSKYKLDEE, from the coding sequence ATGTCCATTTTAGCATTCCAAATGCCTGAAAAGGTTGCAATGGAAAAAGCAGATGATTTTCACGGGCTTTTTACATTCAAACCATTAGAAAAAGGATATGGTGTTACTGTAGGTAATGCCTTAAGAAGAATTCTGTTATCTTCCTTAGAAGGTTATGCTATCACAGGAATTAAAATTCCTGGTGTTCTGCATGAGTTTTCTTCAATCGAAGGTGTGGTTGAAGATGTTTCTGAAATCATCCTAAATCTTAAAATGGTAAGATTTAAAAAGGTTGCTGAAACTGCAGATAACAAAATCAATATTTCTCTTAAGAATGTTAAGGAATTCAAGGCAGGTGACATTAACAAATTCACTTCTGCATTTGAAATCTTAAATCCTGAATTATTGATTTGCCATATGGACGAATCAGTAAACTTTGAGATAGAATTAACTATCGAAAAGGGAAGAGGATATGTTTCTTCTGAAGATAACAAAGTGGTTGATCAGGCTACGGATTATATTTCTATTGACTCAATTTTTACTCCTATAAAAAACGTTAAGTATAGCGTTGAGAACACAAGGGTAGAACAGAAAACTGATTATGAGCAATTAGTTTTAGATATTGAGACTGATGGAAGTATCCATCCTGAAGTGGCATTAAAAGGTGCTGCTAATATTTTGATTAAACACTTTATGTTGTTCTCTGATCAAAATATGGTATTGGATGCTGGTGGATCTGATGAGCCAGAAGCTGTAGATGAGGAAATGCTACATATGCGTAAATTACTCAAAACAGCTCTTAATGACTTAGATCTATCTGTTAGAGCATATAATTGCTTGAAAGCTGCTGATGTTAAATCTTTAGGAGACTTAGTAGCTTTAGAAATTTCTGATATGATGAAATTCAGAAATTTCGGTAAGAAATCATTAGCTGAATTAGAGCAATTGGTAGCTGATAAAGGTTTAACCTTTGGAATGGATTTATCCAAATACAAACTTGACGAAGAATAA
- the rplQ gene encoding 50S ribosomal protein L17, whose product MRHGKKFNHLSRTASHRNAMLSNMAGSLILSKRITTTVAKAKALRKYVEPLLTKSKEDTTHNRRVVFSSLKNKEVLKELFDEVATKIANRPGGYTRIIKLGSRLGDDAEMALIELVDYNENLLGGSDKKEAKKTTRRSRRGGGSKSASASTESKATEAKETKEEAPKKEAKKEEAPKAAAKKEEAPKAEKKEAKSEDKKEDKKGDE is encoded by the coding sequence ATGAGACACGGTAAGAAATTTAATCATTTAAGTAGAACTGCTTCCCACAGAAATGCGATGTTATCTAACATGGCAGGTTCTTTAATCCTTTCTAAAAGGATTACTACTACTGTAGCAAAAGCTAAAGCTTTAAGGAAGTATGTTGAGCCTTTATTGACAAAGTCAAAAGAGGATACTACACATAATAGAAGAGTTGTTTTTTCTTCTTTAAAAAATAAAGAAGTATTAAAAGAACTTTTTGATGAAGTAGCTACTAAAATTGCTAACAGACCAGGTGGCTATACTAGAATTATTAAATTAGGTTCTAGACTTGGTGATGATGCAGAGATGGCTTTAATTGAGTTAGTAGATTACAATGAAAATCTACTTGGTGGTTCTGATAAGAAGGAAGCTAAGAAAACTACTAGAAGAAGTAGAAGAGGTGGTGGATCAAAATCAGCATCAGCTAGTACTGAATCTAAAGCTACTGAAGCAAAAGAAACTAAAGAAGAAGCTCCTAAAAAAGAAGCTAAGAAAGAGGAAGCTCCTAAGGCTGCAGCTAAAAAAGAGGAAGCTCCAAAAGCTGAAAAGAAAGAGGCTAAATCTGAAGATAAAAAAGAGGACAAAAAAGGAGATGAATAA
- the carA gene encoding glutamine-hydrolyzing carbamoyl-phosphate synthase small subunit, whose product MKYKNKNKAILLLEDGTVFHGKSIGFSGTKGGEICFNTGMTGYQELYTDPSYYGQIMVNTNAHIGNYGVHPNESESDGPKVFGVVINAFSDDYSRGQAVDNLNNYLIKHEIPGICDVDTRKIVRHIRNKGAMNAIISSEISDIDELKKELDKVPSMEGLSLSSFVSTKEPYEMGKDDGIKLAVMDYGIKSSILSQLVERGFRCKVFPHDYSFEQTEEWKPQAYFLSNGPGDPGVMTNAIDNSKAIIESGKPLFGICLGHQLIALANGIKTFKMHNGHRGLNQPVLNKESGRSEITSQNHGFSVVTEDVEKSTTVVATHINLNDDTVEGLKMKDKKVFSVQYHPESSPGPHDSRYLFDQFISLIN is encoded by the coding sequence ATGAAATACAAGAATAAAAACAAAGCAATTTTACTTTTAGAAGACGGTACAGTCTTTCATGGAAAATCAATTGGTTTTTCAGGTACAAAAGGTGGAGAAATCTGTTTTAATACAGGTATGACCGGTTATCAGGAATTATATACTGATCCATCCTACTATGGGCAAATTATGGTGAATACTAATGCACATATCGGGAATTATGGAGTTCATCCTAATGAGTCTGAATCAGATGGCCCTAAGGTGTTTGGTGTTGTAATCAACGCATTTTCTGATGATTACAGTCGAGGTCAGGCAGTAGATAATTTAAATAATTATCTGATTAAACATGAGATTCCCGGTATATGTGATGTTGATACGAGAAAGATTGTTCGCCATATTCGTAATAAAGGAGCAATGAATGCGATTATTTCTTCTGAGATTTCGGATATAGATGAATTAAAGAAGGAATTAGACAAAGTTCCATCCATGGAAGGTCTATCCCTTTCTTCTTTTGTAAGTACTAAAGAGCCTTATGAAATGGGTAAAGATGATGGTATTAAGTTAGCTGTGATGGATTATGGTATTAAAAGTAGTATCTTATCACAACTAGTTGAAAGAGGATTCAGATGCAAAGTTTTTCCTCATGACTATAGCTTTGAACAAACTGAGGAATGGAAGCCACAGGCATATTTCTTATCTAATGGGCCAGGTGATCCTGGTGTGATGACAAATGCTATTGATAATTCTAAAGCGATAATAGAAAGTGGAAAACCTCTATTTGGTATTTGTTTAGGTCATCAGCTCATTGCTTTAGCAAATGGGATCAAAACATTCAAAATGCATAATGGTCATAGAGGTTTAAATCAGCCAGTTTTAAACAAAGAATCAGGACGAAGTGAAATTACTTCACAAAATCATGGATTTAGTGTCGTTACAGAAGATGTTGAAAAATCAACTACAGTAGTTGCTACACATATTAACTTGAATGATGATACGGTTGAAGGTTTGAAAATGAAAGATAAGAAAGTATTTTCAGTTCAATATCATCCAGAATCATCACCTGGGCCACATGATTCAAGATATCTATTTGATCAATTTATTTCATTAATCAACTAA
- the eno gene encoding phosphopyruvate hydratase produces the protein MSIIENIHARQILDSRGNPTVEVEVFTSNGGFGRAAVPSGASTGIHEAVELRDKDKSIFMGKGVLKAVNNVNTTIAEELIGFSVFEQNLIDKIMIELDGTSNKAKLGANAILGVSMAVAKAAAQLSGQSLYRYLGGVNANTLPVPMMNILNGGSHADNKIDFQEFMVMPVNAESFSEALRMGTTVFHHLKEVLKSKGLSTNVGDEGGFAPNIESNEQAIEVVLTAIEKAGYKPGEDIFIALDAAASEFYDEGKKKYVFESTGEELSSDEMVAYWKKWCDKYPILSIEDGMQEDDWEGWEKLTREIGRTVQLVGDDLFVTNTERLQRGIDEKIGNSILIKVNQIGTITETINAIRMADKASYKNIISHRSGETEDTFIADLAVAMGSGQIKTGSASRSDRMAKYNQLLRIEEELGEMAYFPGINF, from the coding sequence ATGAGTATTATAGAAAACATTCACGCAAGACAGATATTAGATTCCAGAGGGAATCCTACTGTTGAGGTAGAAGTATTTACTTCTAACGGAGGATTCGGTCGTGCTGCAGTACCTTCAGGTGCTAGTACCGGAATTCACGAGGCTGTTGAGCTAAGAGATAAAGATAAATCCATTTTTATGGGAAAAGGGGTTTTAAAAGCGGTTAATAATGTAAATACTACTATCGCTGAGGAATTAATTGGATTTTCTGTATTTGAGCAAAATCTAATTGATAAAATCATGATTGAGTTAGATGGTACTAGCAATAAAGCAAAGTTAGGTGCAAATGCTATTTTAGGTGTATCTATGGCTGTTGCTAAAGCAGCTGCTCAGTTATCAGGCCAGTCTCTTTACAGATATTTGGGTGGTGTAAATGCTAATACACTTCCAGTTCCTATGATGAACATCCTTAATGGTGGTAGCCATGCAGATAATAAAATTGACTTCCAGGAGTTTATGGTAATGCCAGTAAACGCTGAATCTTTCTCGGAAGCTTTAAGAATGGGTACCACTGTTTTTCATCACTTAAAAGAAGTATTAAAAAGTAAAGGTTTATCAACCAACGTTGGGGATGAAGGTGGTTTTGCTCCTAACATTGAGTCAAATGAGCAAGCGATTGAGGTAGTATTAACAGCTATCGAAAAAGCTGGCTACAAGCCGGGTGAAGATATCTTCATTGCTTTGGATGCAGCAGCTTCTGAATTCTATGATGAAGGCAAGAAAAAGTATGTATTCGAAAGTACTGGTGAAGAGCTTTCTTCTGATGAGATGGTAGCGTATTGGAAAAAATGGTGTGATAAGTATCCTATCCTTTCTATTGAAGATGGTATGCAAGAAGATGACTGGGAAGGTTGGGAAAAACTTACTCGTGAGATAGGAAGAACAGTTCAGTTGGTAGGGGATGATTTATTCGTTACAAACACTGAAAGATTACAAAGAGGTATTGATGAAAAAATTGGTAATTCAATCTTAATAAAAGTTAACCAAATTGGTACCATTACAGAAACTATCAATGCAATCCGAATGGCTGATAAAGCTTCCTACAAAAATATCATCTCTCACAGATCGGGTGAGACAGAAGATACTTTTATTGCTGATTTAGCAGTAGCTATGGGTTCTGGACAAATCAAAACAGGATCTGCTTCACGTTCTGATAGAATGGCAAAATACAATCAATTATTAAGAATAGAAGAGGAATTAGGTGAAATGGCATATTTTCCAGGTATTAATTTCTAA
- a CDS encoding FtsB family cell division protein: MQLMDRIPKIFKNFYFIAGAVFLIWMLFIDGNDLISQWRLSSKYNDLLKEKAYYQEKIKEVEVDREGLMSDDELLEKFARERYLMKKESEDLFVIVEKE, encoded by the coding sequence ATGCAACTAATGGATCGAATTCCAAAAATATTCAAAAATTTCTACTTTATAGCAGGAGCAGTTTTCCTGATCTGGATGTTATTTATTGATGGGAATGATTTAATTTCTCAATGGAGGTTATCATCAAAATACAATGATTTATTAAAGGAAAAGGCTTATTATCAAGAAAAGATCAAGGAAGTAGAGGTAGATCGAGAAGGTTTGATGAGCGATGATGAATTATTAGAGAAATTTGCTCGAGAAAGGTATCTTATGAAAAAAGAATCTGAAGACCTTTTCGTTATAGTTGAAAAAGAATAA
- a CDS encoding Ldh family oxidoreductase has translation MSTYNYKALQNFVNDVFIKMGCPDSQATEAAEVLVNADLRGVDSHGVARLHGYIRLWEEGRINAKPEIKIIHETPSTATIDGDKGLGLVVAPFAMRIAMEKAEKVGTGWVSVKNSNHYGIAGHHSMMALEKDMIGWSMTNASPLVSPTFSKERLLGTNPISIAIPTEKQPPYVADFATTTVANGKLEVLKRKNESAPLGWVQDADGKGTTDVDALKKGGSMLPLGGSREHSGHKGYILGSIVDIFSAVLSGANYGPWAPPFVSFLPLKENPVGEGLGHFLGAMRIDAFRPASDFKSHMDNWIKTFRASETTDENDKVLIPGDPEREMSELRKAEGIPLLKPVVKDLSTIGKKFELDFDQYFK, from the coding sequence ATGAGTACCTACAATTATAAAGCTTTACAAAATTTCGTAAATGATGTATTCATTAAAATGGGCTGTCCTGATTCTCAAGCAACCGAAGCGGCTGAAGTTCTAGTAAATGCTGACTTAAGAGGAGTTGATTCTCATGGTGTAGCAAGATTACATGGTTACATCAGGCTTTGGGAAGAAGGTAGAATAAATGCTAAACCTGAAATTAAGATCATACACGAGACTCCTAGTACTGCTACTATCGATGGTGATAAGGGATTAGGATTAGTGGTAGCTCCTTTTGCAATGCGAATAGCAATGGAAAAGGCAGAAAAGGTAGGTACAGGCTGGGTTTCGGTTAAAAATTCAAATCATTATGGTATAGCGGGGCATCACAGTATGATGGCTTTAGAAAAAGATATGATTGGCTGGTCGATGACCAATGCGAGTCCTTTAGTATCACCAACTTTTTCAAAAGAGAGATTATTAGGAACTAACCCCATTTCAATTGCTATTCCTACTGAGAAGCAACCACCTTATGTAGCTGATTTCGCAACTACCACCGTAGCTAATGGTAAATTAGAGGTATTAAAAAGAAAAAATGAATCTGCACCTCTGGGTTGGGTTCAAGATGCAGACGGTAAAGGCACTACGGATGTTGATGCTTTAAAAAAAGGTGGAAGTATGTTACCTCTTGGAGGGTCTAGAGAACATTCAGGACATAAAGGTTATATCTTGGGTTCTATAGTAGATATATTTTCAGCCGTACTATCAGGCGCTAATTATGGCCCATGGGCTCCTCCATTTGTTAGCTTTCTTCCATTAAAGGAAAATCCTGTAGGAGAAGGCTTAGGTCATTTCTTAGGAGCGATGCGTATTGATGCATTTAGACCTGCATCTGATTTTAAATCTCATATGGATAATTGGATTAAAACTTTCAGAGCTTCAGAAACTACTGATGAAAACGATAAAGTTTTAATTCCTGGTGATCCTGAAAGGGAAATGAGTGAACTTAGAAAAGCTGAAGGAATACCTTTATTAAAGCCCGTAGTAAAGGATTTAAGTACTATTGGGAAAAAATTTGAATTGGATTTTGATCAGTATTTCAAATAG